In Candidatus Eisenbacteria bacterium, the genomic stretch TCCTGCTCGCCTCTCCGCTCGCGGAGAGGTTCGAGCTGATCCATCTGGACACCACCCGCACGCCGGCCGGCCGCGGCAAGGCCGCGACTCTTGCGCCGATCAACCTGCTTTACTTCGCGCGCCAGGCCCTCCGCCTCGTCTCGATCCTCTCGACCCGCCGCCCGCGAATCATCCATCAGCCGATCACCTACGGGATATCGTTCTGGAAGGAGTGCGCATTCCTCGCGCTCGCCAGCCTCTTCGGCGCCGCGACGGTCGGCCATCTGCACGGCGGGGCGTTTCTCGAGTTTCTCCATGCGGCCTCCGGCCGGAAGCGCCGGAGGATCGCCGCCGCCCTTCGCCCCCTCTCGGCCATGATCGCTCTCTCGGAAGGATGGCGGCGCGCGCTGCTCGAGGAAGTCGACTCGGGACTTCGGGTCGTGGTGATCCCCAACACCGTCGAGGCCGGCTTCGCCCGCTGGGCGGACCGTTTCGATCGATCGGTCCGACGAGAGCGCGTGACGGTCCTCTGCCTGGGACGGCTGTCGTCGCGCAAGGGGACTATCGATGCCCTGCGGGCCGCGCCCCTCTTGCGAGAACGGGTCGTACAGGCACGCCTGGTCTTCGCGGGCGAGGCGGCG encodes the following:
- a CDS encoding glycosyltransferase family 4 protein; translation: MLVVGPRGGATGGVAMFNDILLASPLAERFELIHLDTTRTPAGRGKAATLAPINLLYFARQALRLVSILSTRRPRIIHQPITYGISFWKECAFLALASLFGAATVGHLHGGAFLEFLHAASGRKRRRIAAALRPLSAMIALSEGWRRALLEEVDSGLRVVVIPNTVEAGFARWADRFDRSVRRERVTVLCLGRLSSRKGTIDALRAAPLLRERVVQARLVFAGEAATAADREEIDRALETVGRDGVEFTGAVSGEAKRRLFEEADIFLLPSHVENLPIVVLEAMAAGLPLVVTKVGALPEFLAEGQNALFVRAGDPEEIASKVAELAARPDSRRSMGEANRRLFREEFGPERMFARI